The proteins below come from a single Agromyces flavus genomic window:
- a CDS encoding NAD(P)-dependent alcohol dehydrogenase has translation MRAVVQEGYGGPEVIRVAEVPEPVPGPRDAAIRVHAAGVHAGDVRIMRGEPLMIRAVFGRRRPRKPVIGRDVVGTVVAVGSEVDGFAVGDRVFTEADQGGFAEVVVVDAPHVRRAPANLDDEHAAVIPVSGTTALQGLRLAKAAAGDRVLVIGASGGVGTYTVQLAAGLGAEVTGVASAAKADHVRAAGATHVIDYRTTDVTEQGERYDVVFDLVGDHPLRAMRRILAPHGTLVLSSGGGTRVLGPLGRIVRASLLDLFTRQRLRPLAARRDGDDLDELRRLAEEGTLRPVVDRVMPIDRAADALALLESGAVRGKIALRGFDHPGPAAAADHAVQPSSTAP, from the coding sequence ATGAGAGCCGTCGTCCAGGAGGGATACGGCGGACCCGAGGTGATCCGTGTGGCCGAGGTGCCCGAGCCGGTGCCGGGCCCGCGCGATGCCGCCATCCGCGTCCACGCGGCCGGCGTGCACGCGGGCGACGTGCGCATCATGCGCGGCGAGCCGCTCATGATCCGTGCGGTGTTCGGACGTCGGAGGCCGCGCAAGCCCGTGATCGGCCGCGACGTGGTCGGCACGGTGGTCGCCGTCGGGTCCGAGGTGGACGGGTTCGCGGTCGGCGATCGGGTGTTCACCGAGGCCGACCAGGGCGGGTTCGCCGAGGTCGTCGTGGTCGACGCGCCGCACGTCCGGCGCGCGCCTGCGAACCTCGACGACGAGCATGCCGCGGTCATCCCGGTCTCGGGAACCACGGCGCTGCAGGGCCTCCGGCTCGCGAAGGCCGCCGCGGGCGACCGCGTGCTCGTCATCGGTGCGTCCGGCGGGGTCGGCACATACACCGTGCAGCTCGCCGCGGGCCTCGGCGCCGAGGTGACGGGGGTCGCGAGCGCTGCGAAGGCCGACCATGTCCGCGCGGCCGGCGCGACCCACGTCATCGACTACCGGACGACCGATGTCACCGAGCAGGGCGAGCGCTACGACGTCGTGTTCGACCTGGTGGGCGACCACCCGCTGCGGGCGATGCGCCGCATCCTCGCCCCGCACGGCACACTCGTGCTCTCGTCGGGCGGCGGCACACGCGTGCTCGGCCCGCTCGGGCGCATCGTCCGGGCCTCGCTGCTCGACCTGTTCACACGACAGCGGCTCCGGCCGCTCGCGGCGCGACGCGACGGCGACGACCTCGACGAACTCCGCCGGCTGGCCGAGGAGGGCACGCTGCGCCCGGTCGTCGATCGGGTCATGCCCATCGACCGGGCGGCCGACGCGCTCGCCCTGCTCGAGTCGGGCGCCGTGCGCGGCAAAATCGCCCTGCGGGGATTCGATCACCCCGGGCCCGCCGCGGCCGCGGACCATGCCGTTCAGCCGAGCAGCACGGCCCCGTAG